The Fimbriimonas ginsengisoli Gsoil 348 genome window below encodes:
- a CDS encoding ArsR/SmtB family transcription factor, which yields MQLEDQLNATFAALADPTRRAILARLASGETSVTELAKPFDISLPGISKHLKVLEHAGLISRGREAQWRPCRLEAEPLREVADWVEAYRRYWEQSFDRLDDYLRVLKTKEKGE from the coding sequence ATTCAATTGGAAGACCAGCTCAATGCCACCTTTGCCGCTCTGGCAGACCCGACTCGCCGCGCCATTCTGGCCCGGCTCGCCTCGGGCGAGACGTCGGTAACCGAGTTGGCGAAGCCATTCGATATCTCCTTGCCCGGCATCTCAAAACACCTCAAGGTGCTCGAACATGCCGGCCTCATCTCTCGGGGCCGAGAGGCGCAGTGGCGCCCATGCCGATTGGAAGCCGAGCCGCTCCGGGAGGTTGCAGATTGGGTAGAGGCGTATCGCCGTTACTGGGAACAGAGTTTTGACCGCTTGGACGATTACTTACGGGTCCTCAAAACAAAGGAGAAAGGGGAATGA
- a CDS encoding nuclear transport factor 2 family protein: MKTVALVASFVAVLSTANAQSLRAQSEAMNKKIHAAMMKKDFAALGKIIKAGTTKDFVYMETGMKGPGQNFDQMMANMKMGFNTFQKITTVNSKIVSLKEKGNKAAGTTEHVMGGIMIGPDKKPHKVMMLGKSQDSFVKVGTQWKMSKMVWTNGKMTMDGKPMDPSKMGG; encoded by the coding sequence ATGAAGACTGTTGCACTTGTAGCGTCGTTCGTCGCGGTGCTTTCCACCGCGAACGCCCAATCACTCCGGGCGCAATCGGAAGCGATGAACAAAAAGATTCACGCCGCGATGATGAAGAAAGACTTTGCCGCCCTCGGCAAAATTATTAAAGCCGGGACCACGAAGGACTTCGTGTACATGGAAACCGGGATGAAGGGGCCGGGACAGAACTTCGACCAGATGATGGCGAATATGAAGATGGGCTTCAATACCTTCCAGAAGATCACGACGGTTAATTCCAAGATCGTGTCGCTCAAGGAAAAGGGGAACAAGGCGGCCGGAACCACGGAGCACGTCATGGGCGGCATCATGATCGGTCCCGACAAGAAGCCGCACAAGGTGATGATGCTGGGCAAATCCCAGGATTCGTTCGTCAAGGTCGGCACCCAGTGGAAGATGTCCAAGATGGTTTGGACGAACGGGAAGATGACCATGGACGGCAAGCCGATGGACCCGTCCAAGATGGGCGGCTAA
- a CDS encoding GyrI-like domain-containing protein: protein MPKLIHRAAQPYVSIRSTETLQGMATVFPRLMPKLMAWAAANHVKPSGPEFIRFNVIDMAKGMEIELGFPVTATVRGSGEVHAGAFPAGRYVFMPFTGNYRDLVGANATLQQWAAKKGIKWKVKSSPKGDVWAGRMEFYLTDPGKEPDPRKWKSEIYYLTLNK from the coding sequence TTGCCCAAACTCATCCATCGAGCCGCCCAACCGTATGTGTCGATCCGCTCGACGGAGACGCTTCAAGGGATGGCGACGGTCTTTCCCCGGCTGATGCCGAAGCTGATGGCTTGGGCGGCGGCCAACCATGTAAAGCCCTCGGGCCCGGAGTTCATTCGCTTCAATGTCATCGACATGGCCAAGGGAATGGAGATCGAACTCGGTTTTCCCGTCACCGCCACCGTGCGCGGTAGCGGCGAGGTGCATGCGGGAGCTTTCCCAGCCGGCCGTTACGTGTTCATGCCGTTCACCGGGAATTACAGAGACCTGGTGGGCGCCAACGCCACGCTTCAACAATGGGCCGCGAAGAAGGGAATCAAGTGGAAGGTAAAGAGCTCGCCAAAGGGGGATGTTTGGGCCGGGCGGATGGAGTTCTATCTCACCGATCCGGGCAAGGAGCCAGATCCGAGGAAATGGAAGAGCGAAATTTATTACCTCACGTTGAACAAGTAA